The following proteins are encoded in a genomic region of Arachis ipaensis cultivar K30076 chromosome B02, Araip1.1, whole genome shotgun sequence:
- the LOC107625213 gene encoding probable RNA-binding protein EIF1AD — protein MRGGRKNLKRATEERHITLQDGQSIMQVVSLRGSNLIEVMDAHGEKSLALFPAKFQKSMWIRRGSFVVVDESGKEKALESGSKVACLVSQVLFYEQVRALQKSPEWPETFKSEMVDDSNERSSSQQESKIEENDDNDNDDDDGLPPLEANMNRMRPFEGQIEEDSESSSDTDA, from the exons ATGAGAGGAGGAAGGAAGAATTTGAAGAGAGCAACGGAGGAACGGCACATTACCCTTCAAGATGGTCAATCCATCATGCAGGTTGTCTCTCTCCGTGGCTCCAATCTCATTGAG GTCATGGATGCACACGGTGAGAAATCATTAGCGCTGTTTCCTGCTAAATTTCAGAAGAGCATGTGGATAAGACGAG GGAGCTTTGTTGTAGTTGATGAAAGTGGAAAGGAAAAGGCTCTTGAATCTGGTAGCAAGGTGGCTTGTCTTGTTTCCCAGGTTCTTTTCTACGAGCAAGTTCGAGCACTTCAGAAATCTCCAGAATG GCCTGAAACTTTTAAATCTGAGATGGTTGATGATTCAAATGAAAGGAGCAGCTCCCAACAAGAAAGCAAGATAGAGGAGAATGATGACAACGAcaacgatgatgatgatggactACCCCCATTGGAAGCCAATATGAACCGGATGAGACCTTTTGAGGGTCAAATTGAAGAAGACTCGGAATCCAGTTCAGATACAGATGCTTGA
- the LOC107625214 gene encoding protein ENHANCED DISEASE RESISTANCE 4-like yields MSGEVVRVVKCPKCRKLLQEPAEYDIYKCGGCGTTLKAKKRRSVNVIEGSSTQKTDAAPRTSYLFSEDKQCGNRKQVAPQENGPKAKATSFSSGEYYMDKNVGRDQLQPFNLSNEELESELDSYKLTLRRRRVPNKTTCCEIEETESGNLASEGSKEFFYSPDENDNSKKSASTGEMSEMRVTSGSEVDEEFNTGNSSPEGSEKALTSGSDREQANNNNSTLIGSNTEMEVNGSDSGRSEEFNNGSLLLGGQEDDNKDKSTTKDLKPQVEIKGIGSEEEKESSTENLLVKEAEDISGSDGEDSNNDKSAPAGASAEVAMIKSDLEEAEEINNGNLLRKEEFSLCVPSGDPNNERKALVGAKSEVATAESISTTKSSRTENVVSEKETIFHGTPDKVEGMSGNHVSSSELQKQPQKGIHHSFDRVRSVDALDTKKLVNPSPTLHSMVGAGFSKSATTRNTYVYDGIENTNTSPNSVSEEMTRKGKGLVNRMSYGDLGTQHQSHEKQHDMKGSRANQENKEMGTTTRYGHQHWMRTKRDELPSRMTFHRSSSQSHYERNRMSNQLHDDLYRNSRFLSPDSYEDTNQEKMKLLRMIHNLQDQLNRTFRVSRETKNGRLSTGVCYKEKHIPSHYNHDLHDRRFSRGVDYLRCNERCNHQVGCHQRHKLSQIPYSDEVTSSVHHIYHSCPECYPTKRDFPANLPPRALYHHEELFRSYPGLDSYSPWHSYSSSLQWSTTSRLPVYGSETKSDTHKHRADKLRRYLREKEHMTKWKYRPVAGGAPFVTCHKCLNLLRLPEDFLHSKRGHCQLKCGECSEVFKFSPQNRKLASHSSNVSGPPSSDLSGRPTKCSQLHL; encoded by the exons ATGTCTGGTGAGGTGGTTCGCGTGGTTAAATGTCCGAAATGCCGGAAACTTCTTCAAGAGCCTGCAGAATATGATATCTACAAGTGTGGTGGATGTGGCACAACTCTTAAAG CTAAGAAGCGAAGAAGTGTCAATGTGATCGAAGGATCAAGTACACAAAAAACTGATGCAGCTCCTAGAACATCGTATCTATTTTCTGAAGATAAACAATGTGGCAATAGGAAGCAGGTGGCTCCTCAAGAAAATGGTCCGAAAGCGAAAGCTACTTCATTTTCCTCAGGAGAATATTATATGGATAAAAATGTTGGAAGGGATCAACTTCAACCATTCAATTTATCCAATGAAGAACTAGAAAGTGAGCTGGATAGCTATAAGTTGACCCTCAGAAGGCGTAGAGTGCCCAATAAAACCACTTGCTGTGAGATCGAGGAGACAGAGAGTGGAAACTTGGCATCAGAAGGATCAAAAGAGTTTTTCTATTCTCCGGATGAAAATGACAATAGTAAGAAATCAGCTTCAACAGGAGAAATGTCTGAAATGAGAGTTACAAGTGGTTCAGAAGTGGATGAAGAGTTCAACACTGGAAACTCGTCACCGGAGGGGTCAGAAAAGGCGTTAACTTCTGGAAGTGATCGAGAACAAGCCAATAACAACAATTCAACTCTGATAGGTTCAAACACTGAAATGGAAGTTAATGGGAGTGATTCAGGGAGATCAGAAGAGTTTAATAATGGGAGTTTGCTACTAGGAGGCCAAGAGGATGATAACAAAGACAAGTCAACTACAAAAGATTTAAAGCCTCAAGTGGAAATTAAAGGAATTGgttcagaagaagaaaaagagtcaAGTACTGAAAACTTGTTAGTGAAGGAAGCAGAAGATATTTCTGGATCAGATGGTGAAGATAGCAATAATGACAAGTCGGCTCCAGCAGGGGCAAGCGCTGAAGTGGCAATGATTAAAAGTGACTTAGAAGAAGCGGAAGAGATAAATAATGGGAACCTGTTAAGAAAAGAGGAGTTTAGTTTATGTGTTCCAAGTGGAGATCCAAACAACGAACGAAAGGCTCTAGTTGGTGCAAAATCTGAAGTGGCCACTGCTGAAAGTATTTCTACCACCAAAAGCTCAAGAACTGAGAACGTTGTATCTGAAAAGGAAACCATTTTTCATGGTACTCCTGATAAAGTTGAAGGTATGTCTGGTAATCATGTATCTTCTAGTGAACTGCAGAAGCAACCTCAGAAAGGTATTCACCATAGCTTTGATCGCGTGAGGTCTGTGGATGCATTAGATACCAAAAAACTGGTTAATCCAAGTCCAACGCTTCACAGTATGGTGGGAGCCGGATTTTCTAAATCCGCTACCactagaaacacttatgtatatgaTGGCATTGAGAACACAAACACTTCTCCTAATAGTGTTTCTGAGGAAATGACCAGAAAGGGAAAAGGCCTTGTTAACCGCATGTCATATGGAGATCTTGGAACACAACACCAATCACATGAAAAGCAACATGACATGAAAGGCAGCAGAGCAaatcaagaaaacaaagaaatggGGACTACTACAAGATATGGTCATCAACATTGGATGAGAACAAAGAGAGATGAGCTTCCATCAAGAATGACTTTCCATCGAAGCAGTTCCCAATCTCACTATGAAAGAAACAGAATGTCAAATCAATTGCACGATGACCTCTATCGCAATTCAAGGTTTCTTTCGCCTGACTCGTATGAGGACACCAACCAGGAAAAGATGAAACTGTTAAGAATGATCCACAACTTACAGGATCAGCTCAACAGAACTTTCCGTGTGAGTAGGGAAACAAAAAATGGAAGACTATCCACAGGAGTCTGTTATAAGGAAAAGCATATTCCTTCACATTATAACCATGACCTTCATGACAGACGATTTTCTCGTGGTGTGGATTATCTTAGATGCAACGAAAGATGTAATCATCAAGTTGGCTGTCACCAAAGGCATAAACTTTCTCAGATACCTTATTCAGATGAGGTAACAAGCAGTGTGCACCATATTTATCATTCTTGTCCAGAATGCTATCCTACAAAGCGGGATTTCCCAGCAAATTTGCCTCCGCGTGCTCTTTACCATCATGAAGAGTTATTCAGGTCTTATCCAGGCCTAGATAGCTACTCTCCTTGGCACTCTTATTCTTCCAGTCTGCAGTGGTCCACTACCTCTAGACTCCCAGTGTATGGAAGTGAAACAAAATCTGACACTCACAAGCATAGAGCTGACAAGTTAAGGAGATATTTAAGGGAGAAAGAACACATGACCAAGTGGAAATATCGGCCGGTAGCTGGTGGAGCTCCTTTTGTTACTTGTCATAAATGCTTGAACCTGCTGCGGTTGCCTGAAGATTTTCTCCATTCTAAAAGAGGACATTGCCAACTAAAATGCGGTGAATGTTCAGAGGTATTCAAGTTTTCGCCGCAGAACAGAAAACTAGCTTCTCATTCATCAAATGTTTCAGGCCCTCCATCAAGTGACCTCAGTGGAAGACCTACAAAATGTTCACAACTTCATCTATGA